ATCATAAAGCTTTACCACCATCTAGCAAATTATGAACTATTGGTGGACTAAGAACTACCTAACTTAGGAATGACAAGTTACCTTTGAATCTGTTGGTGAGAAATTACCCGAATCAAAGCCTACCTTGTCGTAACCACCACTCTCCTTCTCCACTTCCATTATCAGATGTTTTCGAAGGCCACCAATCCATACTCAATGACATTGGCCTTTTGCGCGTCACTCAACCCATGATGTGACCTTATGAAATCTCTCTGGCCAACCTTAACAAGTGGATGATTAAGTTTGTCCACAAAATGTTTAGAAGCCATTCACCACTATCCATATGAAGCTCGATCCTCATCCGAGCGCCACATCCACAACGTGACAGTGGCCTAGGAGTTCACACCCATTTAGTTTTCTCAAAGTGCTTCCTCGCCCGATGTCATATCCTTCTTTACAGCAGACATAGAGGCACCGACAAGCCATGTTCATGTCTGACTTCCTAGTCAGTTCTTCCTTTCTAACACCAAAACCCTTCGGTTGAGCATATGCATTGAGTACTTGTAACCTTCTTCCTCACTACCAAAAATTTGACTGATCACCatatcatattctgcaatgtcctcTAGGCATGTCAAATACATCAATCAATAAAGAATCAAATCTAAATTATTTGAATTCCACTCATGAAACTAAACATGTTTCAGTATGAAGAATAAAGCAGCCTTAGCATTTCATGCTAAAATTATGGACTACAAGATCAAACTGCATCAGTAACAATGCATGGGTATATAATCAAACAGAAAAACTAAATATGCCCAGTAGGTCACTGAACAACATTTTGGTACTGTTTTTCGTTTTCAACCAAAACTGAACCATGATTTCTTGAGGTTCCTAGACCGCACTAAACAACAGTACACTTGTAAATCCCGAACCAAAAGGTCAAAAACTGTGGCTACTCTTTTCTTTTTCCAATATTAAGCCACAAAATAAATTGGGAGAAAAATCCTGAACCAATCAAAACTACTActcctcttatattatgggaccgagGGAGAGCTACCCAGCACAAATTACCCACTGATAGACACCATGTACCGGGCGGCAATGGCATACAGAAAAACATTCGTTTTCTCGGGTGTGCATTGCAGGACCTAATTACGAAAAAAAGAATCCCATCGTGCTGCAATACTCAACATGACTTTTCCACGAACTGGAATTATGCCAAATCTAGTGTTTCCGTGCGACGAACATATGAACTATGAAATCGCTGGCCCGGATTAGAACCAGCGATGGAGCTAAGGTGGGTCGAGTGAGTCACAAGAGCAATTGTTACCAGATCGAGAGACAGGGACGCGCCGCGGAGGTCCACAATGGCGGGGGTGGGTCGACGATGGCGGGGGCGGCTACCCCGACCAGGGTGGCGCGGCCGCGGGAGTTGGGCGGCGGCCAGGGCGACGGCAGAGAGAAGGCAGGGGTCGAACAGATCAATGGATCGATCGGCTGAGCCCATTTGTGGAGTAGCCATTCATTTCACCTTAAAACATAGGCTCAAAACCTAGGCCCATGACAAAAATCTCTCACACTTATTTTTCTTATAAAACACAAAATGTCTATACTACCCTCAGAAAATCAATTGTCGGATTTCAATATACCGCTCTCTCCCCTCTCGCGTATAGGGTACCAAAAAAAAACACTCCGACGCTAAGTTCTGAACTGGAAGAAAAGGAAAacggatactccctccgtccaaatatACATGGCCTAGTATATAAGGTCTATGatgtaaaaattatatcattagaaaCTTCATTCACATATGAATTTGATGATATGCTTCGTGTAacatgcatgtcatatatcattgtgcTAACCCGTGGTCAAAAGTAACCTCGAAAAACATATTAGGCCATGTATATGTGGATGGAGGGAGTAACAATTATCAGCCACATGATATAAATAAAAATGGCCTTCCATTCATccttatattactccctccattcggaatttACTGAATCAGCATCCAGTATTTCCGAACACAAGTTGTAGCATTTTATGAGCTTGTAGATAGTCCAATTTTATGTGAGATTACTTTCATTTTGACTGAAATCTTTGAATTAGGTAAAGGGGCCAAGGATTGTATTTTTTAGGGAAATCAAGCATATAAATTATCACCTAAACACATTTGCCCAAATCTCTACTAAGAACCCCAGGTAACATATGCTCAGAACGTTGCTCCATGTCGAAAACCGAAAACTACtctctctgtttctaaatataagtcctttagaGATTTCAACACAGTCTACAttaggatgtatatagacatattttagagtgtaaattcattcattttgctctgtatgtagtccgtattgaaatctctGAAAGGACTTAAATTTAGGAATGTGGGGAGTAGTAAACTAGGAATGTCAATGAAGAGGCTACATTGTTCGGTACAAAGATTACATGAACTGCACTAAATGATTGTGATCCAACTGGTGTAATTACCGATGTGTTTGTTGCGGTGTGATGCATTGTCACTTTATGATAAGATCTAAGTTTGGATTTTTATGAGTTCTTTCTTGCATGATTTATAGACATATAATATCTCCGATCTATTAGTCTGGCATGATTTTGTATTCTACTTTGgatgtttcttttttcctttcgatgcttttattttttatttttgtatatttgtatatttttaaattttttatggTTTTATGTTATGTTGTATAGGAAATGATAAAAAAAATGTTCCAAATAGCTTCCTTGGTAGAGTATTTGCCttgaagaaataaaataaaatttcacACAAGGTAGTCTATTGTCTTTGTTCATGGGAAATGGAACAATTCGTATTAGTTTTTTCTGAATGCTTTTCTTAAATATATAATATGATCGTTTTTTCTCTTTGGACTTGTATAGAAGTGTTCTAAACATTTTATTTGACAAGTGTGAACACATTATTTGCCATACATGGACATAATCAAGTAACATAGAAAAAATCATTTTTAAACACTTTTTTCATGTGAAACATTTTTATCCGTTGATATAGTTTTGGAACCTCGTTGAacatattactccctctgttccataatgtagtgcatatagattaaaaaaattcaaattttacaAATTTTGACTGAGTTTATGGATAAAATTATTTATATTTATATTATCGAATATAGGTTCCGTAACCAGTCGTCTCCCGTCCTCCCAAACTCATTCTCTTTTGTGATTTCCCATTCAGCCCTCAATGCAGCTCTCAAGGCCCTGCTTCGAGTACATGAAACAACAATATGAAATCCATCCTCGCTTTCCATCCCACATATGCATGTCACATACGTCCTCTTTCACAATGGTCCTTCAGAAAGTACTTGGTAGCCAGGGATTGGGTTGCCACTCTCcatccatttttttaattttttccagtATATTTGCCTTCCAGATCAAATTCCAAATGCTTTTATTTTCGGGCTAGCTTGTAGAGCTGGATGGTGCTTCCTTGCCATTTCTTTTTCAGATTATCAGCCAACTTATAGGCACTCTTGACGGTGAAGATGCAGGTTTTTTCATAGTGCCACGCCACACAATCCTCAACTTCCCTTGCCGGGATCCGAATTTTACAGATTTCTTCCGCATCAAATGAATTACCCTTTCATAGTTTATAGAAATTTTGGTTTAACTTGAAAACCCTCATGACATAAGTTGGCCAAGATTGGGCGGTGGATTTGACGTTGACTTCTTTCCTCGCTTGTGACATGAACCTTTCATTCCAATCATTACACTTTTTTCCGAATCTGTTCAAGATAGGTTGGAAGTGCTCATTCTTCATTCTTCCTTCCGGCGTAGGGAGGCCCAGGTATTTACTTTCAAAAGTTGTGGCTTCCACTTCTAGTGTTCTCATTATTTCCTCTCTTACACTTTCGGAGCAAGCCTCCCTAAACAGCAAAGAGCACTTGCTTAGGCTTAGAAGTTGGCCTGAGCTTTTCTGAAATAGTTCTAAGATTTCCTTGATCTTTCTTGCTTGGTCGGCGGTGGCTTTGAAAAAGAGTCTGCAAAAAGGAGATTAGAGACACTAGGGTTTCCATGGGCAATTTTTAGGGGAGTGACGGTGCCCTACCCTATCTCTCTTTGTAGTAAAGTGGACAAACCTTCGGTCACAAATAAGAATAGGTAGGGGCCCAGCAGATCCCCCAGTCCCAGACCCCTTGTGGGCTCAAAAGCATCCAGCAACACGCCAGAACATTTGACCGAAAAGGTGACTGATTTGACACATATCATCACCCAGTTTATCCACTTTTGGTCAAACCCAACTGCCTCAGTACTCCCAGTCAACCCTATCATAGGCTTTAGCCAAATCCAACTTGTAAGAACAGTGGGTATCTCGCTGATTGTTGCTATGTTGTTTTTTTGTTGCGGTTTTGTTTGCAATGCAGCATGTGCACTGGAGTTTGTTGCCCTAAAGACCACTGAAGGAGGAATGTAGCCACCATCTTTGTGCATACGTAGTGAGGTATCATATTTTTCTTAATTCACAAACAAAGTATCATATTTTTCTTTTGATGTATTATTAGGAGGGAGTGCGCATGTCAATACAACCGCGGGGTGTGGGGGTGGGTGGGGGGTACCGAGAACAATTTTCAGTCCCGAGACTTGATTAtgtctcagtcgatgctatattcATTAGATCTTATGTCGAGATTcatgcatttttttcttttctgttttttttctttcgtacATGTTATAGCACTTGACTAAGACTTGGTtaaaatctcagtcgactgagatctaGCCACACCCTTTTTTGTACTATttgtttttttttgagcatcagtacagacacaagcgctcatatacacgcgcatacactcatccctatgaacgcacacacgcacaccctacccctatgagcacctccgagagactgagccggcatatcatcttgagatttacgaagccaccataggcgcctcgtcatcgacgggaacgtctcctcccattgaaagcgcattgccggaaatcctgaaataaatccaagaataataCGAGCACCAGGATAGAATGTTTGTTTTGGTTTCACAATGTTGATGCACGCGGCCACAAGAAAATAAACATCCCCTCGTCTGAAAATACCAACTGCTAGTAACGGTGATCATtttcaaagaaaaaaaaataagcAGACGGTTTACAGATTTATGGCTACACGCCTACACGGAGCCGCTCATGTGCGGGTGCGGGGGCGGGTGCGCGGGAGGGGGCATGTGCCGGGGCGGGGGCGGGTGCGCGAGCGTGGGCATGATGGGCCGGTGCGGGCGCGTGGCCGTGGCCGCGGCCGTGGTGCGACCTCGCGCAGTCGGCTGCGGCGAAGGTGACGGTGCGCTTGTCGAGGTCGTACCCGACGTGCATGTTCTGCTGCGCGATGTTCCCGATGATCGACGTCGGAAGGCGCTCCGACGCCGGCGCAATCGCCAGGCACAGGGTCTCCGCCTGCACCACCACGAACGTGTTCAACGGCTTCAGCGTCACCGTCGCACCGCCGCCCAGCCCCAGCTTCACGTCGGGGATCTTCGCCGCGATCTGCCCCTCCTTTAGCCCGCTCACGTTGTAGCACAGCGGCAGCTCGAGGTCCTCCGGCGGCGGGGCCTTCGGGAGCTTGATCCGCCCGGCCAGCTCCTTCACAAGCGGGTCTAGCAGCGCCTTGTCGAGGAACGTCAGCGTCGTGCCGGAGTCGACGATGGCGGGGGTCTGGCGCGGCGCCCTGTAGGTCGCGCTGCCGACCTTGACGGACGCGAGCTCGATGGTGTAGTAGGTCCTCACCCTGGACGGGATCAGCGGCGTCGTGGCCGCGCCCGGCTCCGTCACGGCGGCGCGGGCGCCGAAGTTGAGCGCGGAGGAGGCGTTGATGGAGTAGGGCACGAGGCAGTAGGAGAACCTCCGGCCGACCGAGGCGTGTGCGCCGAGCTGCGTGACGAGGGAGAGGTTGGTGTTGCCGAGGCCGACGAGGCCGTCCCCGATGAAGGAGCCGACAAAGTTCGTGCCGCAGCCGAAGTTGACGTTTGGCACGCG
This portion of the Triticum dicoccoides isolate Atlit2015 ecotype Zavitan chromosome 7A, WEW_v2.0, whole genome shotgun sequence genome encodes:
- the LOC119333065 gene encoding aspartic proteinase CDR1-like, with protein sequence MAATTRVSLALLLVGVGVVLTAQLCACTAYGGDGFSVEFIHRDSVGSRFHDPSLTAHGRVVKALARSYARADAPSAHGVVSELTSTPFEYLMAVNVGTPPTRLLAIADTGSDLIWLNCSKKEAHGPGPAFAGDAPSPPPRPGVVFDPSKSKTYRLVGCDSGACRALPDSSCAGGDKCTYYYYYGDGSATSGLLSTETFTFADAPGARCGDRTTRVPNVNFGCGTNFVGSFIGDGLVGLGNTNLSLVTQLGAHASVGRRFSYCLVPYSINASSALNFGARAAVTEPGAATTPLIPSRVRTYYTIELASVKVGSATYRAPRQTPAIVDSGTTLTFLDKALLDPLVKELAGRIKLPKAPPPEDLELPLCYNVSGLKEGQIAAKIPDVKLGLGGGATVTLKPLNTFVVVQAETLCLAIAPASERLPTSIIGNIAQQNMHVGYDLDKRTVTFAAADCARSHHGRGHGHAPAPAHHAHARAPAPAPAHAPSRAPAPAPAHERLRVGV